A section of the Rhizobium sp. Pop5 genome encodes:
- a CDS encoding secondary thiamine-phosphate synthase enzyme YjbQ — translation MPQTILTLSTRGQGLYEFTDEADAFVSASGRDEGLLTVFVRHTSCSLLIQENADPDVRTDLISFFSRLVPPASDPAMGWVVHRDEGPDDMPAHIKSALTQVSIGIPVASGRLMLGTWQGLYLFEHRDRPHRREIVLHLSP, via the coding sequence TTGCCCCAGACGATCCTCACACTGTCCACGCGCGGACAGGGCCTTTACGAATTCACCGATGAGGCGGATGCCTTCGTCAGCGCGTCGGGACGGGACGAGGGGCTGCTCACCGTCTTCGTGCGCCACACATCCTGCTCGCTGCTGATCCAGGAAAACGCCGATCCCGACGTGCGCACAGACCTTATCTCGTTCTTCAGCCGCCTCGTGCCGCCGGCCTCCGATCCCGCGATGGGTTGGGTCGTGCACCGGGACGAAGGGCCGGACGATATGCCGGCGCATATCAAGTCGGCGCTGACGCAGGTATCGATCGGCATTCCCGTCGCGAGCGGCCGCCTGATGCTCGGAACCTGGCAGGGCCTCTATCTCTTCGAACATCGC